The Halalkalicoccus subterraneus genome includes a window with the following:
- a CDS encoding sulfatase-like hydrolase/transferase: MSRPNVLFFLTDQERYDLTAPDSPVETPNIDRLHEEGMAFERAYTPISICSAARASLLTGLYPHNHGMLNNCHEADAIQPNLPPDLPTFGELLAEAGYTNRYVGKWHVGRDQGPEEFGFEYRGGADRHHDTAIAGDFTDYREELGVDVSEEDLDDRIYTGGEHPTLVAATDPVPVEATRAYYIAQQAIERLHDGLEDPFFLRVDLYGPHHPYVVPEPYASMYDPAEIERPASYAETFDGKPAAHEQYLHYRGADALDWETWSEAIAKYWGFMTLLDDQIGRVLDAAEGVEDLCTIHASDHGDFTGNHRQFNKGPLMYEETYHIPLQVRWPGEVEAESTCEAFVSLHDLMPTFLDLADVEIPDVDGRSIRPLLAGERPDDWREAHFAQYHGDEFGLYSQRMLRSDRYKYVHNGPDRNELYDIEADPHELQNLVDHPEYGGIRMDLESRLLERMRETDDPLARWTGSVLG, translated from the coding sequence ACTCGCCGGTCGAGACGCCGAACATCGACCGACTTCACGAGGAAGGGATGGCCTTCGAGCGGGCTTACACACCGATCAGCATCTGTTCGGCCGCCCGCGCGTCGCTGTTGACGGGGCTGTACCCACACAACCACGGCATGCTGAACAACTGCCACGAGGCCGACGCGATCCAGCCCAACCTCCCGCCCGACCTGCCGACGTTCGGTGAACTCCTCGCGGAGGCGGGCTACACGAACCGCTACGTCGGGAAATGGCACGTCGGGCGCGATCAGGGTCCCGAGGAGTTCGGCTTCGAGTACCGCGGCGGGGCCGACCGCCACCACGATACCGCCATCGCCGGCGATTTCACGGACTACCGCGAGGAACTCGGCGTCGACGTGAGCGAGGAGGACCTCGACGACCGGATCTACACCGGCGGGGAACACCCGACGCTCGTCGCGGCGACGGACCCGGTCCCCGTCGAGGCCACGCGCGCGTACTACATCGCCCAACAGGCGATCGAGCGCCTGCACGACGGCCTCGAGGACCCCTTCTTCCTCCGGGTGGACCTCTACGGCCCGCACCATCCCTACGTCGTGCCCGAGCCGTACGCCTCGATGTACGACCCTGCGGAGATCGAGCGCCCCGCGAGCTACGCCGAGACGTTCGACGGCAAGCCGGCCGCCCACGAGCAGTACCTCCACTATCGGGGTGCCGACGCGCTCGACTGGGAGACCTGGTCGGAAGCGATCGCCAAGTATTGGGGGTTCATGACGCTGCTCGACGACCAGATCGGGCGCGTCCTCGACGCGGCCGAGGGGGTCGAGGACCTCTGTACGATCCACGCCTCGGACCACGGTGATTTCACCGGGAACCACCGGCAGTTCAACAAGGGTCCGCTGATGTACGAGGAGACCTACCACATCCCCCTGCAGGTACGCTGGCCCGGCGAGGTCGAGGCCGAATCGACCTGCGAGGCGTTCGTCTCGCTTCACGACCTGATGCCGACGTTCCTCGATCTGGCGGACGTGGAGATCCCCGACGTCGACGGCCGATCGATTCGCCCGCTACTCGCGGGCGAGCGCCCCGACGACTGGCGCGAGGCCCACTTCGCACAGTATCACGGCGACGAGTTCGGCCTCTACTCCCAGCGAATGCTGCGGAGCGACCGGTACAAATACGTCCACAACGGCCCCGATCGAAACGAGCTCTACGACATCGAGGCCGACCCACACGAGCTACAGAACTTGGTCGACCACCCCGAATACGGGGGAATCCGCATGGACCTCGAGTCCCGGCTGCTCGAACGAATGCGCGAAACGGACGACCCGCTCGCGCGCTGGACGGGGTCCGTGCTCGGTTAA
- a CDS encoding 5-(carboxyamino)imidazole ribonucleotide synthase: MTMRTIPGPVLGVVGGGQLGRMLAEAAAPLGIEVIVLDPTHDCPAAPVARDQVVGGFDDPDAVRELAERADVLTFEIELADPDLLETVSEEADIEVQPSPDTLRTIQDKLVQKRALREASVPVPEFRAVDSPDELRAALDDLGTPAMVKAREGGYDGRGNLPIEDPADAGSVLAELGGAAMVEEMVDFERELSVIGVKGDDEIATYVAGENVHEREILRETVVPSRASGAVRERAQDVADEVLDLMDGRGVYGIELFEDDGEVLVNEIAPRPHNSGHWTIEGARSSQFEQHARAVCGLPLGSTELREPVVTKNVLGDDREPREVTLSGVDRLLAEPTAHLHWYGKDEVRPLRKMGHFTVLGDDRSAEELLESARTYRRHVEFEP, translated from the coding sequence ATGACGATGCGAACCATTCCGGGACCCGTTCTTGGAGTCGTCGGCGGTGGCCAACTGGGGCGGATGCTCGCCGAGGCGGCGGCACCGCTCGGGATCGAGGTGATCGTCCTCGACCCGACGCACGACTGCCCGGCCGCGCCCGTCGCGCGCGATCAGGTCGTCGGCGGGTTCGACGATCCCGATGCCGTGCGGGAGCTCGCCGAGCGCGCGGACGTGCTGACCTTCGAGATCGAACTCGCGGATCCCGACCTGCTCGAAACAGTCTCCGAGGAAGCCGACATCGAGGTCCAGCCCTCGCCGGATACCCTGCGGACCATTCAGGACAAACTCGTCCAGAAGCGCGCGCTCCGGGAGGCCAGCGTGCCCGTACCGGAGTTCCGGGCGGTCGACTCTCCCGACGAACTCCGGGCGGCCCTCGACGACTTGGGGACGCCCGCGATGGTAAAGGCCCGCGAAGGGGGGTATGACGGCCGGGGCAACCTCCCGATTGAGGACCCTGCCGACGCCGGGAGCGTGTTGGCGGAGCTGGGCGGGGCGGCGATGGTCGAGGAGATGGTCGACTTCGAGCGCGAGCTGTCGGTGATCGGCGTCAAAGGAGACGACGAAATCGCGACATACGTCGCCGGGGAGAACGTCCACGAAAGGGAGATCCTCCGAGAGACGGTCGTCCCGTCGCGCGCAAGCGGGGCGGTCCGCGAGCGCGCACAGGACGTCGCCGACGAGGTCCTCGACTTGATGGACGGACGGGGCGTCTACGGGATCGAGTTGTTCGAGGACGACGGGGAGGTCCTCGTCAACGAGATCGCGCCCCGGCCGCACAACTCGGGTCACTGGACGATCGAGGGCGCGCGCAGTTCGCAGTTCGAACAGCACGCCCGTGCGGTCTGTGGCCTCCCACTGGGATCGACCGAGCTACGCGAACCAGTCGTGACGAAGAACGTCCTTGGCGACGATCGAGAGCCACGGGAGGTGACTCTTTCGGGGGTGGATCGGCTGCTCGCCGAACCCACGGCCCACCTTCACTGGTACGGAAAGGACGAGGTCCGCCCGCTGCGGAAGATGGGGCATTTCACCGTTCTCGGGGATGATCGCTCGGCCGAGGAGCTTCTGGAGTCGGCACGTACATACCGTCGGCACGTGGAGTTCGAACCATGA